A region from the Francisella orientalis FNO12 genome encodes:
- the lpxF gene encoding lipid A 4'-phosphatase LpxF: MARFHIILGFVVCFFAWIFFLIFPHLDIQIANYFYDSSMHQFIGGYDGFLGFLHWFARFFPIFFSIGVILFLIGSLFIDKFKIKYRKAIFFIAVCLWIGPGLIVNYVFKDHWGRPRPVMVQEFNSDKVFQPPFVISSQCDKNCSFVSGDPSMGFWLFAFMPLVATRRKKAIVFAATIFAGGGLGLMRIAQGGHFFSDVVFCGIFVYICTWIVYTIMYREK; encoded by the coding sequence TTGGCTAGATTTCATATTATATTGGGGTTTGTAGTTTGTTTCTTTGCTTGGATATTCTTTTTAATATTTCCTCATTTAGATATACAGATAGCAAATTATTTTTATGATTCATCTATGCATCAGTTTATTGGTGGATATGATGGTTTTTTAGGATTTTTGCATTGGTTTGCAAGGTTTTTTCCGATATTTTTTTCTATAGGAGTAATTTTATTCTTAATAGGTTCTCTATTTATAGATAAATTTAAGATTAAGTATAGAAAGGCTATTTTTTTTATTGCAGTATGCTTATGGATTGGTCCTGGATTGATTGTTAACTATGTGTTTAAAGATCATTGGGGTAGGCCTAGACCTGTTATGGTGCAAGAATTCAATAGTGATAAGGTTTTCCAACCACCATTTGTAATATCATCACAATGTGATAAAAATTGTTCTTTTGTTAGTGGTGATCCATCAATGGGCTTTTGGTTGTTTGCATTTATGCCATTAGTAGCTACACGTAGAAAAAAAGCCATTGTATTCGCAGCTACAATCTTTGCTGGGGGAGGTTTAGGACTAATGAGAATAGCTCAGGGGGGGCATTTTTTTAGTGATGTGGTATTCTGTGGCATATTTGTCTATATATGCACATGGATCGTTTATACGATTATGTATCGGGAAAAATAA
- a CDS encoding amino acid permease, with amino-acid sequence MSQKLKRGLHTRHMSMIALGGCIGTGLFVALGGAIVDAGPGGTVLAYIIIAVMVYFLMASLGEMAAHSPVSGTFCEYATRYVDPALGFSTGWSYWFNWAITVATEVIAAAIIIQYWFPGSSILLWSAFFFVLVFALNIFSVKVYGEVEYWLSFIKVSTVIIFIIVGFLSILGMIGNHGSVGFENWCIGDAPFHNGWWGFISVFMIAGFSFQGSELIGVAAGEAKDPDTSIPKAIKQTFWRLFIFYILAVVIISFLIPYNNPSLIQSRAGDDISVSPFTIVFESVGLSSAATIMNVIILTAIISACNASMYSATRVLWHLGKIKQAPQFFATTNSKGMPMIALLITALIGSSFFFVSFVGSGQIFTWLVNVSSLAGFIAWFTIALSHYRFRRAYIKQGKSLSDLPFVAKFFPWAPIIALILVSVVIVGQGVTMLTMEGRSWSSVIIEFLSTYVGFFAFVILYFAYKFIKKTKLIKLEDCDLSGE; translated from the coding sequence ATGTCACAAAAGCTCAAACGTGGATTACATACTCGACATATGTCAATGATAGCCTTAGGTGGCTGTATAGGTACAGGCTTATTTGTAGCACTTGGTGGAGCCATAGTAGATGCAGGACCTGGTGGTACAGTTCTAGCATATATTATAATTGCTGTAATGGTTTATTTTTTGATGGCTAGTCTTGGTGAAATGGCTGCTCATAGTCCTGTTAGTGGAACATTTTGCGAATATGCTACTCGTTATGTCGATCCTGCTTTGGGTTTCAGTACAGGTTGGAGTTATTGGTTTAATTGGGCGATAACTGTAGCAACAGAAGTAATTGCAGCTGCGATAATTATACAATACTGGTTTCCAGGAAGCTCTATATTATTATGGAGTGCATTTTTCTTTGTACTCGTATTTGCTTTGAATATATTCTCAGTGAAGGTATACGGTGAAGTCGAGTATTGGTTATCATTTATTAAAGTTTCAACGGTTATTATATTTATTATAGTTGGTTTCTTATCGATTCTTGGTATGATTGGAAATCATGGCAGTGTAGGTTTTGAAAATTGGTGTATAGGCGATGCACCATTTCATAATGGCTGGTGGGGATTTATCTCTGTGTTTATGATTGCGGGATTTTCATTTCAAGGAAGTGAGCTTATAGGTGTGGCAGCTGGTGAAGCTAAAGATCCTGATACGTCTATTCCTAAGGCTATTAAACAAACTTTTTGGCGTTTGTTTATATTTTATATATTAGCAGTAGTAATAATAAGCTTTTTGATTCCTTACAATAATCCTTCTTTGATACAGTCTAGGGCTGGTGATGATATTTCGGTTAGTCCGTTTACGATTGTTTTTGAGAGCGTTGGCTTAAGCTCAGCAGCTACTATTATGAATGTGATTATTCTTACAGCGATAATATCTGCATGTAATGCTAGTATGTATAGTGCAACTAGAGTTTTGTGGCATTTAGGTAAGATTAAGCAAGCACCGCAATTTTTTGCAACTACTAATTCAAAAGGTATGCCAATGATCGCTCTTTTAATTACAGCTTTGATTGGTAGTTCATTCTTTTTTGTATCATTTGTTGGTAGTGGACAAATATTTACATGGTTAGTTAATGTATCGAGCTTAGCTGGATTTATAGCTTGGTTTACAATTGCTTTGAGTCACTATCGTTTTAGAAGAGCATATATTAAACAAGGTAAGAGTCTAAGTGACTTACCTTTTGTAGCCAAGTTTTTTCCTTGGGCACCTATTATTGCATTAATCTTGGTTTCTGTTGTTATAGTTGGACAAGGTGTAACTATGCTGACAATGGAAGGTAGAAGTTGGTCGAGTGTTATAATTGAGTTTCTATCAACTTATGTAGGTTTCTTTGCATTTGTGATACTATATTTTGCATATAAGTTTATTAAAAAGACGAAACTGATAAAATTAGAGGATTGTGATCTTTCAGGAGAGTAA
- a CDS encoding alpha/beta hydrolase, whose amino-acid sequence MNTFFIQGKAGRIEAAYDKVKDVSQEVVAVVCHPHPLYQGSMHNKVVTTISRAMKTLDIESYRFNYRGVGDSQGEYGEGDGELEDLISVCDWIRENTNFKKIILCGFSFGGVIAYMSLNKIDDVVGLITIAPAVDRFDLTKFDEPKNLPWLVIQGIDDDTVNPNSVFDFTLKTVKSELTLVKMTEVGHFFHGKLIQLKDEIEKFLIPIVDKL is encoded by the coding sequence ATGAACACTTTTTTTATTCAAGGTAAGGCCGGCCGGATTGAAGCAGCTTATGATAAAGTCAAAGATGTTAGTCAAGAAGTCGTGGCTGTAGTGTGTCACCCTCATCCATTATATCAAGGTAGTATGCACAATAAGGTTGTAACTACTATCTCTAGAGCTATGAAAACACTTGACATTGAGTCATATAGATTTAACTATAGAGGAGTTGGAGATAGTCAAGGTGAGTATGGTGAGGGAGATGGTGAGTTAGAGGATCTGATTTCTGTCTGTGATTGGATTAGGGAAAATACCAATTTTAAAAAAATTATATTGTGTGGATTTTCATTTGGTGGTGTCATAGCATATATGAGTTTAAATAAGATAGATGATGTTGTGGGTTTAATAACTATAGCGCCAGCAGTTGATAGATTTGATTTGACTAAATTTGATGAGCCTAAGAATCTTCCATGGTTAGTCATTCAAGGTATAGATGATGATACTGTAAACCCTAATTCTGTTTTTGATTTTACTCTTAAAACAGTTAAATCTGAGTTGACATTGGTTAAAATGACCGAGGTTGGGCATTTTTTTCATGGTAAGCTTATACAGTTAAAAGATGAAATAGAAAAATTTCTTATACCAATTGTAGATAAACTATAA
- the glpX gene encoding class II fructose-bisphosphatase produces MNRNVALEAVRVTELAALASWSQMGRGDKIAADQAAVDAMRKALSEVAIDGTVVIGEGELDEAPMLYIGEKVGSGGCEVDIALDPLEGTTITSKGGPNALTVLAVADKGGFLNAPDVYMQKIAVGGIGAPKGIVDLDDSVTENLRRVAEFKGVYMSALVVCTMDRPRHAHIIKEARESGARVVLIDDGDVSGVISTATEGSGIDVFIGTGGAPEGVLSAAALKCLGGQMQARLEFNSDEEIQRAHRLGITDLDKKYDIDDLASGDIVFAATGVTDGNMLRGVKRVNSTRRGSYAVTHSVVMRSTTKTVRHITAEHSFDFKDGVEKFMS; encoded by the coding sequence ATGAATAGAAATGTAGCACTAGAAGCAGTAAGAGTTACTGAGCTAGCGGCTCTAGCATCATGGAGCCAGATGGGTAGGGGTGATAAAATTGCTGCAGACCAAGCAGCAGTCGATGCAATGAGAAAAGCATTAAGTGAAGTAGCAATCGATGGTACTGTTGTTATTGGTGAAGGTGAATTAGATGAAGCACCGATGTTGTATATAGGTGAGAAAGTAGGTTCAGGTGGTTGTGAAGTGGATATAGCTCTAGATCCACTAGAAGGTACGACTATAACATCCAAAGGTGGTCCAAATGCTCTTACTGTCTTAGCAGTAGCTGATAAGGGTGGATTCTTAAATGCGCCTGATGTATATATGCAAAAAATTGCAGTTGGCGGTATTGGAGCTCCTAAAGGTATTGTCGACTTAGATGATTCTGTCACAGAAAATTTAAGAAGAGTTGCTGAGTTTAAGGGTGTGTATATGTCGGCACTAGTTGTTTGTACTATGGATAGACCTCGTCATGCACATATTATCAAAGAAGCACGTGAAAGCGGTGCTAGAGTTGTTCTTATCGATGATGGTGATGTATCAGGAGTTATCTCTACAGCTACAGAAGGCTCGGGTATAGATGTTTTTATAGGCACTGGAGGAGCTCCTGAAGGAGTCCTTTCTGCAGCAGCTCTTAAGTGTCTAGGTGGTCAAATGCAAGCTAGATTAGAATTTAATAGTGATGAAGAGATTCAAAGAGCTCATAGATTAGGCATAACAGATCTTGATAAAAAATATGATATTGATGATTTAGCATCTGGTGATATCGTTTTTGCGGCAACAGGTGTTACAGATGGTAATATGCTTAGGGGTGTTAAGAGGGTTAATAGTACTCGCAGAGGCTCATATGCAGTTACTCATAGTGTAGTTATGCGTTCAACAACTAAAACAGTTAGACATATTACCGCAGAGCATAGCTTTGATTTTAAAGATGGTGTTGAAAAATTTATGTCTTAA